In Acidobacteriota bacterium, the genomic window GGAAGCTCAACGAGCCGGGTGGCAGGCTCTGAGGGTAGCTCATCGGTCTCTGCTTTCGTCCTTTTTGCGGCACCTGGAGGGAGTACGCGACGATCTGGACCCGGTTTTTCTTCACGCTCTGAGGGTGATTACTCGCCGGGTCCGCGTCGTCCTGACACAGATCGAGCCGGCCCATAAAACCCCTCCAAAGTCCGAGTTGAAATCGGACTTGCGATGGCTTGGAGAGGTCACGGGCAAGGTCCGCGACCTCGATGTGTCACTTGTCTGGCTAGAGTCGAGGGGCTTGCAATCAGGTCGGCCGCCTGCTGTCGAGCGCCGGGTAGCGCAGCTTGAGCGAGAGCGGCGAGAGCTACACCGTCGGTTATGCGACTCCTTATCCTCGGCCTGGCTCTCGGATTTCTTGCTCTCTTGGCGAGGCCAGATCAGGGCCATGGATTGGGACGGTTCCCTCCGAGATTCGGTGGACCGAGCCGTCAACAGCAACCTCAAGAAGGCCAGAGAGGATGCCCTTCGTGTGCGGGCAGCTTTCTCACCGCGCATGCTTCACAAGCTGCGGATCAGGTTTAAGAAGCTACGCTATCTTCTGGACACTTTCGACTCCCCGATGCGGGAAGGCCCGCCGACCGACTGCCTTCGCGTTCTGAAGTCCTTACAGGACGAACTGGGTGCACTCAACGACCTCTTCGCATTCCAGACGACGATCCTGAAACCAGGTGACGATTCTGGGGCGACGACTCGACTCGCCGCTGAGCTGGAAATAGAGAAAAAGCATCGCCGTAGGCAGGTCCTCGTCGCTATCGATCAGTGGCTAACGCGCTGATCAGCCCGGCGCGGCGCGAGTGTGGTCGAACCTCCGCATTCGGTCGAACTTCCAATGCCCAATATCCAACTCAAGACTCACAAGTGTTGCAAGCAGCCGTCAATCCGTTGGGAGTTGGTCGTTGTGAGTTGGGAGGTGCGAAGCCCGCATAGCTCGGACGGTGGCCTTGATGCCGTCCCGGTAGGAGGTCTTTTGCAGGTCGGGGAGGAGTTCCTGCAGGCGGCTGTCGTCGAGGGCCACGGGAGTCGTCCACAGGTAGTGCATCTCCACGACTTCGCGCAGGAAGGGGTCGAAAAGGCCCAGGATGCGCAGCATCAGCTTGTTGGCCGCACGCAGGCGCGGGGTCTGTCCGACTTCCTCGAAGACCATCTCGGCGAAGCGGCGGGTGGTGATCAGTCCAGGACCTGCCACGTTCCAGGCCTGGCCGTAGGCCTCTTCCTTGCCCGACAGGGCCAGCAGGACGGCGGCCAGGTCGGGGACGAAGATGAACTCGTGAGGGGTGTCGATGGGGCCGATCACGTTGGCTTTGCCGCCATCCAAGGCGGCATCGAAGATGGCTCGCACATAGCTGAGTTCCGATGTGGGCCCGTAGAAATCAGGCGGACGCACCATGGTGGTGCGCATGCCTTGGGGATCGTCGGCGGCGAAGACCAGGTCTTCCTGCTCTTTGCGCATGCGCCCCTTGAAGGTTTGGGGATTGCGGGGGT contains:
- a CDS encoding CHAD domain-containing protein, which codes for MKAPYLQFMFPGWGGREEKKVTEKLASLGFVQGDQETAERLYGDTFDWQLYRQRTTLFLESAGPDRCLLRLITPDSVSSARASSSGHLPVYAHHLPGGPLQNALGNKIGASYIAPVTAVKYRTQFFFCPATGTHLRLSQPALRVAGLDQEQALPMQLQFAAEAESASLRALRRWLEQEGISATHCCEVDSAIRVLGQEPVAFPLAVEAQRAGWQALRVAHRSLLSSFLRHLEGVRDDLDPVFLHALRVITRRVRVVLTQIEPAHKTPPKSELKSDLRWLGEVTGKVRDLDVSLVWLESRGLQSGRPPAVERRVAQLERERRELHRRLCDSLSSAWLSDFLLSWRGQIRAMDWDGSLRDSVDRAVNSNLKKAREDALRVRAAFSPRMLHKLRIRFKKLRYLLDTFDSPMREGPPTDCLRVLKSLQDELGALNDLFAFQTTILKPGDDSGATTRLAAELEIEKKHRRRQVLVAIDQWLTR
- a CDS encoding NAD-dependent epimerase/dehydratase family protein; protein product: MKYAVLGASGAVGKALVPLLAETGQSIRVVGRSADSLRETFGALQPQVEICAADIGESEGAAKATRNVDTLFYLVGVPYPKFELHPELTRSCLRAAEAAGVRRFVHVSTVYPYGRPQTKRVDESHPRNPQTFKGRMRKEQEDLVFAADDPQGMRTTMVRPPDFYGPTSELSYVRAIFDAALDGGKANVIGPIDTPHEFIFVPDLAAVLLALSGKEEAYGQAWNVAGPGLITTRRFAEMVFEEVGQTPRLRAANKLMLRILGLFDPFLREVVEMHYLWTTPVALDDSRLQELLPDLQKTSYRDGIKATVRAMRASHLPTHNDQLPTD